From the genome of Neomonachus schauinslandi chromosome 1, ASM220157v2, whole genome shotgun sequence:
GCTAATGGGGTCCAGCAGAGCAAGCTGGGGCAGAGAGGTTCACTCACCATCTTCAGAAACCTCCGACCACTCAGGATTGGGGAAGCCATACTGGCCTAGGCGGATCCGCCTCTTCATCCCTGGGGAGATGGCCTGGCCCGTGTTGGAGTAGAAGGGCGGGAAGCCACACAGGCTGGGAGAGAGTGGAGGTCATTCGGCACAGGTGTAAGGGCAGCGCCAGGGTGGACCCATTCTCCTCCCCGAATCCCTGACTGGGAAGACAGGCAGCCACCAAGGTAGCCACCTGGGCAAGAAGACCAGCCCTCTGGACTCTGGGCTCATCCTAGGAACGCCATCTGCCCTTGGCAAGGAGAGACCTTCAGGCACCCTGAAAGAGGGGTGTCCCCAGCCTACATGAAGAATGACCCACTCAAGCCCCTCACcaagggttgggggagaggaggcagaagcGGTACTGGGGGTAGCAGGGGGCGGTGGTATAGGAGGCAGAGGCCGTGTTACTCACAGGATGTACATGATGACGCCCAGGGACCACATGTCACACGATTTGTCGTACTTCTCTGGACCCAAGACCTCAGGAGCTAccagggcagagggcacaggagGGCTCTCAGCCCCAAGGGTCTTGGAGCCCAGACAGGAGCCTGAAGCCTGAGCAAGGTGGGGAGCAGGTACCtgggttggggggcggggcaaAGCAGACTGGTGTCTGGCACCTTCTGGGAAGGCAGCATATGTGTGAAGTTGGGGGAGGAAACACAGCTCCCAGAAAAAATAAACCCACTTTTAGGCTGGGCTGTAAGGAATGATAGCCTCCTAGCTTCTTTGGGCCGCTATCGGcctttggggagggaggaaagggaggaaggccAGTCTGGGATTTGGTGGGGTCCTGCCATAGGCAAGAGGGCCTCCTCCCCCCAGCAGCCCCGTGTCCCTCGTCCCCCTGAATGCACATCCTAGCCCACGGGCAaggaggggccagggcagggctcTGGTTTCTGCTTTCAGCTTGGCTACCATCCCATGGGGCCTTGTTCTTCCCACCTGTGCAATGAGATGGGTAAGCCAGAAGATTTCTGAGCCAAAATACTGCAAAACACGTCCTGGTAAACAGGATACCATTTCGGCTGTTTGGGGGCTCCCCACTCCTTAAGCAGCTCTCCTGGAAGGTCTCCCCTGAGGGGAAAGACCCTCTGTAATGCGAGTCATCACCCCTCTCGGATAAGGAGCACCTTCAGCAGGGGCTTTTCCAGATCTGGGCTACCTGCTCATAAGGGAGCAAGGAGCTTCTCCAAGGAAGGAAGCATGGGTATGTGACACCCCCAAGTCCTATCCCTGCCCTGGCCTAAGGGACCCTCGCCCTGGAGACAAGGGGCTGGTGCCCTGTATCCTTCTAATGTAATAGGAAAGGCCTGCCTACTTTCTGAATATGAATCCCAGAAAgataaaaactggagaaaaacaaCCGCGGTTGGGCTCCGTCCCAAGCTGATGGCAGCCTTTTATCACGTATATATTTAGAGCTGCTGTGATGTCATTCAGCTCACAGGCCACAGCCAGAATTTTCCTGGATCTATTTTCAAAAGCAGAAGCTGAAGTTTGGGAGAATATTTTTGCAGCCTCCGGCCCCCCACGTCACCGCCTCCACGAAGACagaatccctccctccctccttactGGGCTTTAACCCTTTGGCTTCTGCAACCCACGGGCTGCCCCACATGGCAACAGGGTCCAGTGGGGGTAGGGACGTACAAACCACGTCCCAAGGACTCACCCACGTAATAGGGAGTGTAGCAGGGTGTCTGCAGGGCATTTTGGGTGGTCTCCTTGGCAAAGCCAAAGTCGGTGAGCTTGAGTACTGCATCTTTCTCCTTGGACGTGTAGAGCAGGTTTTCAGGCTGGGCCAGGAAGATAAAGCATTGGTCTGAAGTTAGGCACCAGGTGGGGAAGAGTTCCCAAGATGATCTTCAGGCAGACTTCCTTCAGCCCAATCAATTCAGGAGGAACCAGCTCCATCTCATTAAAAAGACCTGGGCCTTGGTCACCAACAATGTAGGTCAAATATGGAGAAGACCAAGGTGGCTGGGAGGTGATGCCTCCTTTCGCagaagggaaacagaggcaggtGTTCAGCCAAAGCTGAGAAGAGCTAAGTACCACAGAGAGCCCAGGAGTAGGAACTTCAGAGCCTGAGTTGGTGATGCTGTCATGAAACACCAAAATGAGGGTTCCAGGCAAGGTAGGCAGCTCATGTTGCCAAGCACTTGTCCGGTACCCAACCCAGAACAAGGCAGCAGGGCAGCCCACCTGAGGCCACTCGGGGAGAAGGCCCCTGCCCCTCAGGCCCCAGGCACTGCACAGAAGCAGTTCTTCCTGGTTGCAAAGCACAGAGAGGCCTAAGAGGAGAGGACAGTGAGGAGGTCTGCATGGAGGAGGCAGCCCTGAAGCTGGTTTTTAATGAATGGGTAGGACCTAAGGCCATGGAGGAAAGGGGGGACCCTCAAGCAGAGCTGGGGTAGAAGGACAGGGTGTTGGATGGAGTTCCAGTTTGGGGCCAGTGAAAGCCTTTTCTCTGGTTCTATTTGAGATTATCCGACCTTGGACTGGGGTGAAAACAGGAAAGCACATTTAGTCTATACAAGGGAGTCACCTCTACAGAAGACTGTTCtctccttggggaaaaaaaggaaggcaggGCCAAAATAAAGCAAGGGTTCAGAACGTGAGTTTGTCGTGGCTCCACGTGTACCCAGAATCAAGGGATAAACGGGCTGGTGGTACTCAGCCAGAGGAGGAACCTGATGCCGCAGCTGGGCCCTCAGCAACTCTCGGCCCAGTCTCAGGACGAAACAGGCCTCAGGGTAACGCTCCAGGCCTGGGGCAGCGGGCTCAGGACTCGCAGATTCTGCTCTATGGTGGCTGGCACGTACGTGCGTATGCACGTGGGGCGCCTCACACGGGTCGCGTTTTCCCCATCTGGTCCTGATGACCTCTAGGACCCAGCCCTCCCTACACAGGACATTTGGAGAGCTGAGCCTCCAGAACATGTCTGAAGCCCATCCACTGAAAGGGCAAGCAGGCCCAGGAACTGGGACTACCTCTGCTCGTTCCTCCTTGCCTCCCAGCTAACGGCTTCTTTCCCTGAAAATGCTGGCattgggggtgcctaggtggctcagtcggttgagcctttgactcttgatttcagctcaggccatgatctcaggctcctgggatggctccgtgctcagcggggagtctgcttgaaggatTGTCTCCCTCCGCCCaccccctcaccctctctctctctcaaataaataaataaatctttaaaataaaaaaaatcctcgctgaaagaatgaatgaatgaataccgGTGTGGCGTCTGCGCAGGCTTAGGCAAGACACAATCTCTCTGAGacttgttttcctcatctgtagaatgggtaaTGGCAATGATCCCACAGGGTTATGTAAGGATTAAACAAGATGCTTGTCAGGGCCTACTGACTTGAGGTAGGCACTCAGTTGTTCTAAAGCCTATTGGGATTACACAGTGTTTGAAAGAAACAAGGAGACCCATCTGGCTAGGGCAGGATGAGTATGCTGGAACCATGGGAGAAGTGGCTGAGAAGAGCAGTCTGGGCTAGGGGACAGAGGCCTTGAATGCCAATCAAGGAAACTTGCCTCCATCTAGTGGGTGCTGGGAGCCACTGGGGGTTGTGTACTCCCTTCTCTGGTCCCCTAACCTTGAGCCTCACCTTGACATCTCGGTGGGCGATGTTCTGGCTGTGCAGGAACTGGATGGCAGTGCCGATATCCCGCATGATCTCTGCAGCTTCTGCAGACACAGACAGAGGAAGGGCCAGTGATGCCAGGCCAAGGTCGGGTAGCCTGGGGCTTCCACCCAATCATCCCCCCTGGAACAGCACAAGATGGTGAGAGCAGTCCTGCTACCCAGGACCCATCCTATACCCCCACCCCAGTCATCCTAATTTCCTCTGGGGATGTCGCAGCCCACCTGGACCTCTTTCCTCAGGCCTGGGCCACCTCTTCCCAGCTCAAGTGTTGGTTGGTACCAAGAGGCTTTGAAGCCTCCATCCCAAGGCCATGGACAGTCCATCTCTGACAAGGTGTTATGAACTCATAGAACTCCTTGGGGTATGGACACTCTGTCCCATCCTCTCTTGTTCAGtgggggagactgaggcatagagaggagCAGGGCCTTGCCCAGCATCACACAGCAACTCTGTGCAGCCCGTCTCAGTCCAAATGCCCCCTCTGGTCCTGCTGCACACACCTACCTCTCTCGGTGAAAGCCTGGTCGCCACGCTCCTGAATCCGGCTGAAGAGCTCACCACCTTCCATGCTAGAAGAGAAAGTGACTAGAAGCAGGGCCCCCTGAATCAGGTGTCAGCCTGCTCCTGGCCTGAATCATGGGCCCAGAGCTTAGGCCCGGCCACCCTGCCCTTGGGAAATGGTTACGGGCAGCCTCCCTGTGCCCTGCAGAACCTGGTGCATTGGAGGCCATCAGCTTGGGTGGGTCGATCTGGACTCTTAGAACTAGGGTAGGCTCAGGTCCTCAGatcatcggggggggggggcgggcctTGTATTCCCACGGGGCTGCCCCCACCTGGCTGAGCCTTGGGCAGCCCAACCCTCATCCAAGTCTCAGTTCCCTCAAATAAGGGAGGAGATGTcaattgtcatcatcatcaccactgtTTGCTGAACACCTACAGCGCTATGTGACCCTGGCCTGGTCCCTTTACCTCTCTGcgcctcagcttcctcctttgtaaaatgggatttAGAGCACCAGtgtcacagagttgtgcaaatTGAGTAAGCAGTACGCGTGGAGCCCTGAGAATGGAGTCAGGTACAGGGCGAATAGCACGTTAACATCTTCCTCCACGTCTTATGTGGCAGTTACagaaattcagagaggttaagagctACCCAAAATCACACAGTTAGTtggtggtagagccaggatctgaacctCAAATCTGACTCAAGGGCTGCTAACCTATAGGATGAGGGCTGCTTAAAGGTGGATGGGGAGGAGCTTGAGGTCCAGACACGAGACCCAGCATCTGAGGAAGGCTAGGGCTGAGCCACAGTGCTGTTGGGAGAAGCCCAAGGTAGAAGAGGCCGCTGGCTCCTGGATTACCCCGTGGTCTCCTGGGACCACGGGAGCCCAAACCCAGGTAGGAAGGAGAAGGTGGAGGTGACAGTGTGTGTCCTGCTCCTCCCAAGGTAGGAGGCTTTGAAGCCTCCATCTCAAAGCCATGGACAGTCCATCTCTGACAAGGTGTTATGAATTCATAGAACTCCTTGGGGCATGGACACTCTGTCccatcctctctttttttttttttttttttaaagattttatttatttatttgacagagagagaaacatagggagagaggcaacacaagcaggggcagagggagagggagaagcaggcttcccgctgagcagggagcccgattcggggctcgatcccagcaccctgggatcatgacctgagccgaaggcagacgcttaacgactgagccacccaggcacccctgtcccaCCCTCTCTTGTTCAGCgggggagactgaggcatagagaggagCAGGGCCTTGCCCAGCATCACACGCTCAGGGCTCGGCTGCCTTCTCTGACCCCTCTTCCAGCCCCTCCTCACAGAGTGACAGCACACCCACGGAGGCCATATTGGAGCCCCTGGAGTTCCCTTCCCACACGGACAGAACGGCCTTGTGGCCAGCTGCACAGCTCCATGGGCAAGGCCTGCAACTGCCCTCCATTACTcctcaggggctggggggcctcCCGCAGCTGCTATCTTGAGAGCAGAGAGGGCCCCTAGAAGAAGGGTGGGAGCCTGGGGGCCACAGGAGTACCGATGAGGCCCCGACACAGGGTGGGCCAGCATACCACTCCATGACGATGAGGAGACAGCGCTTGCCATGGTGCATGTTCTCATACACGTCCAGGATGCGCACAATGTGAGGGCCCCCCGAGGTCTGCCAGTGGTGGTCCACCTCCTGCCGGGCCTTGGGGCTGTCATACAGGAGCTGAGGGCAGGTAGGCACAGACAGCATGAGGCACACAGCCCACTTCCCCAGCAGCCCCCCACTAGCGTCACCGCCCTCACGTGGCAGACAAGAATATGTAAGCTCAGAGAGGCCTGCGACCTGCCCAAGCTTGCCCAGCTTATGGAGGGCAAAATGAGGATTCCAATCCAGGTCTCTCTGACTTGTGGTCCAATGACCACAAGAAAGCCCTGGGAGGTGGCTGACAATTGGAAAGGCTCAGAGGCTGCTTACAGAAGCCCTGCCTCCCTTCTTAGGGGCTGCAAGTCAAGTGGCAGTTGCGCGGGCTTTGTAGACAAATCACACATCAGATGTGAGACCCCAGGCCAGGGGCCACACATCCCTGGAACTGCATTTTTCCAATGGGATGGCATAAGAGTTGTAGACCCAGAGGTAGagtctgggggcaggagggacccTAGCTGAAGGAGGTGACAGCCTGGTCGGGTGAGGCCTGGGTTTGGGGCTGAATTCCTCCAGTGACTCAATATGACCTCAGGTGAACATTCACAGCTCCAAGCCACAGCCCACAACTCCGTAAAATGGAGTCATAACGGAGCCATCCCCACAGGATGCATCACGGCAAGGCACGCAGCGGGTGCGCGGGCATCAGGAGCCCTGCTCAGGTTAACTCAGCCCTAGGCTAGGGCCGCCAACCAGAAGGCCAATCACCAGAAACGAGCAAGGCCCCGGAGGTCCTGCTCAGAGGAGGAGGTGTAGGGGAGGAAAAGTCAGCATGCAGGGTGAGGTGGTCCAGAATGCGGACAGCAGGACAAGCCATCCTCCCACAGTGCTGCTCACCTGAGACCCCGCCCCGTTTGTTTTCTAGTTGATCAGGGTTGAGGACCAGGGTCAGAACTCAAGCCTGGGGCTCAGAGCAGCTTCATCTTGCTCAGCCCCCACAGGACCCTGGGCCATTCCTGGCCTTGGTCTCCTCGTCTGCAGGATGGTTTCCCCTCTGCCAGGGCACTGTGTGGGGCAGACTCTGGGACCAAGCTCTCTAGACAGAGGCAGACTGAGGCACGGAGGAAGTCAGCAGGTTCTCGCATCTGCTGCCCCGTGGCTATTCCTCCATCTCTGGAGCTGCTCACCTTGACCCTAGCCTGGGGGTGAAAGAAGCCGGGCAAGTCCCTCCACCAGTTttgggggtccctgctccatTAAGCAGTCCAGGACGGGGGTGTGCATAGAGGCTGCTGTGGATAGACTCCCAGCCTGGAAACCATGAGTCCCTTGCTCATGCTGCCCTTGCCTCCCAGAACATCCTCAGCTCCGTGACCACACAGCTCCTGAGCACCAGGTTCTTGCTCacggtgctgggggcaggggctcagTCACCCCCACTCACCACACCAGCTCACCCCCACTGTGGCTCTAGCCAGGGGTCCCCCAGTCTTTAGCCACAGGACCCAAGATGCaccatcctccctccctgctctgtctcttctGCACCCTTTTCTGCATGGCCTCCCTacacttctccctgcccccctgccatCTCCTCCCCAGTCTGGCCTGACTCTCCAGGCTGGCTCCTGGATCCCCTCCTCACTCCGCCCTGCTCCTGGCATCTCACCCCTACACCCgagtcctctctctcctctcaaaaacTCCCAAGTACACAGCTGGAAACCTCCCAGTGGGGTCCCAAGCCCCACCTATCCTTGTCCCCACTCTTTAaatccccacccccattcctccaAATAATGGCTACCTCCTCCCCTGGCCTTCAGGCTTGTCTTGCTCTCATTGCCTGCTATCCCTTGCCCCCAGCTCTTCCCATTCTTGTCAGAATGATGTACTTGCTGACCTGAACAGCCCTCACTCTGCCTATTCCACGTACACTCttgcccttctccttctccattgGGTCAACGCCCTCTTTTTGAGGAAGCTTCTGGGCTCAGTTCAGATGTCCCCTCCTCTGGAAAGACCTCCCAGCACCTCCCCTCTAGGGTTTTTGCCTCTATACCTCCCACCAGACTGAAGGCAGCTTTAGGGCAAATCAGGGCAGGTTGGCCTGCAGGTTCCTGGCTAGGGCCGACAGAAAACACCGGGCTCCTGAACAAACAAAGGGTGGGAGGGTGGACATGGTGCTAGAAGGaaggtgtgggagggagaggaggaggggagtgtATGGCCAAGGAGGGCCCCAAAGGCCTTatggcctgggcctgggccctgTCTTTGCTGAGGTGGAGAAGCAGGTGGAGCTGCCCTGAGCTGGAACCTCCGAATGCCCCCCACCCGACTTAGTCCATATTCAGGAACCCATTTCCCACATGGATTAAAATTGTCCTTTTCTGAGTGCCAAGACCCTAAGAACAGgcacaggggtggggagagggctgcCCCCAGAAAACACAGTAAATGTCCCCACTGGCCTCCCGGCAGGGGAGATCACAGGGGCCAGAGCCCAGGCCCAGCTGCCAAGAAACCTCCTGGGCTGTCACTCTTGATCCCTCAGGTTGGCCCTGAGTGTGGCCCCAAAcctcctaagcctcagtttcctcatctgccttCTCCATAGCCAGAGCCTTCTCCTCTTCCAGGAGTCCCCCCAGTATCACCTCCTCtcagaagccctccctgaccaccctgaCTGAAGAGGACCTCAAGGATCCCTCATTCTCCCTTCAActcttcttcatatatatatgcgtgtgtgtgtgtgtttgtgtgtgttgttgGTTGAGGTACACTTCACGTACAGTTAAATGCACACGTCTCAAGAGTCCAGCTCAATGAGTTTTGACAGCTGCACACCCCGCCGTGACCCACACCCCCAGCAAGACAGAAACACTTCCAGCTTCCCAGCGAGCTCCCGCATCATCGCCCTTTTTACCTCCCTCCTGTGCAGCGCCGGCTCACAACCTACAATTAGTGTTCCTTTGATAACTCTTTAAACAAACACACGCATATAAGTATTGCACTTTCAACGTACTTGGCTctgttctgagcactttataaatattaggaGCAAGGGGCTTCATTATCCCCGTTCCTTAGCTGAGAAATGGAGGCACAGCAAGGGGAACTAACTGGTCCCAGATCACGTGGCTGGTGCCCCAGCCAGACTggagggaaacagaggcccagagagacaaAGGAAGGGCAAGGGCACCGCCAGCCTGCCTGGTCATCCCTGGGTCCCAGTACTGGACCTGGCACAGAGCACTGGCTGATGTAATATTTGTAGATTTATGGAACAAATCTATGAAGTGGGGTTAAGAGGAAGAAACACAACCTATCATGAGGACAGAATAAGATTAAATTGAGGAAGACCTAGGAAGGCTCAACAACGAGAGACATGACAACCTGGCCGAACTTGCTCCCCACTCCACCTCACCCACCCTCCCTGGTGAACCAGACTTTACCTCCTCTCCCAAGGAGCCCATCCTGACTGCTCCAGCCCACAAGGCCATTGCTATAAATGGCAATTCGTTGGCTTCATTCACACAGGTACATGAGTCCACACAACGCTTCATAAAAGATGTCCCCAAGCAAGAGCCCCATTTTCCCAGGCATGGAAATGAGCACAGGGCTAGGAGATAGGAGGCTCAGATTCTACTCTCACTCTCAGTGTGACCTTCGGTGGCTcctttgcctctctgggcctctgtttccctaATGTTGAGCTACAGTGCTTGAGCTAGATTGGAGGAACAGAAACCTCTGGTCAGGGGCTCCTTGCAAAGTAACTACTgtagcccccctcccccatcaccgCCCCCATGGAGCAGTCCCTGAGGCTCCACAGACCCATATCCAAATTCCTGAAACAGATGGGCGCCACCTGGTTCCCAGTCACAGctgggaagaaaagaagatggCATAGCCTTCTGACGAGCCAATTTGGCAGACCCCACCCTAACCTCACTCCCACCGCATGTCCCCTGGGCCCCCTAGGGGTCCACCAAAGCTGAGGGTCTGTGATGGTTCCCGGGCAGCTCCATGAAGCGCCCAGCAGGTACCCACACACCCATGAGGCAGAACCCTGGCTTTCTCCCaagggaggggctcctggctgtACTGAGGTGTGGGCCCCCAGTGAAGTTAGATGAACATCGAATCTGAGATGACATTTCTTTGAACAAACGACACTGCTCTAGCCTCAGGCTTTGACGAAGCAGGTTcaacctctcccttctccctcgcTCTCCTTTGACAAATTCTCCAAGCTGCCCCCAGAGCCTACAGCCGAATGGCCGAGACCCCTGCCAACCCCACCATTGGACCCCAACAAAGGTTGAGGCCGAGGGGCCCATGGGCCCCCCAGCCAGCAGCACCAGGCAGAATGGGAGGCTCAGGACTAGccaggccccctccctccctgcatgCTGCATCCTGCCCCACCCAAGAACAGGCTTCACATGTGGGTGGAGGAGCTCCCCAGTCCAGGAGCGGGGAAAGCGAGAGCAACACTGGACTGGAAAACAATCTGCAGTTTACAAAACAGTCTCCCCCCTCATCTCATGGGAATGCTGGCACTGCCCTGTGAGGTGAGCCGGGCGGGGCTGGCAACCCCAGTTTACAGACTGAGGAAAGAGAGGTTCAGGAAGATGAAGTCACAGCCCTGGGGCCACCAAGCCGGAGTGTGGCAAGACTGAACAAGGAGAAGAAGGGACTTTTAAGAGAGTGTCCAGACAACCCCTCCCTGAGGGGAAATGAGAGGATGGGGTGGCACCAACCAAAACTACCGCTACAGGCCTCGGGAGACCTGCTCTGGAATGAACGTGTGCACAGGTGTGGGTgcgcagggggtggggggcacgggAACATGGATACAGGCAGGTATAGGGGTGTGTCCTGGGGGTGCATGGGTATAgggagcatgggggtgggggccgtGGGCATGCATGTCTCCTACCCCTGCAATAGTGACTCTGAACCCCCAGAGAGTGGgacccatccatctgtccattcattcatccaatattttctctctctccggTGCCTACCAGAGTACTGGGCACAGAGAGGTGCCCAAGAAAGACTGGCGGTCTTGCTGCCACTACTCACCCTGTGACCGCCTTGCCCAAGCCCAGACCCCTCCACCCAGACCTCCTCTCCCACTGAGGCCCTGTCTCCTGCATCACCTCACATTGCCCAGAGCTGTAAAAGCACTCCATCCGCTTTCCTAGAGCATCACATGGAACTGGGATGTCTGTGGCGGCTCTGTGAGGACACAGCTTTGGGACAAGCCCCCAACACCCTACTCCAGCCACCTCCCAGCCCCAGAAGGGCCACCTACCCAGGCCCTTATGCTCACCCATGTATCTAGTGTCCACATCCAGCTAACCCCAGGGCCGGGCTCTTCTCAAGTAAAAAGTGTTCACAGTCTCCCCATCTGTCTCACACACAGGAGGCCCCCAGGCCACCAGCCTGGACAGGCAGCCTCCCCTCACCCAACCTCCATACTCCCAGCCAATTAACCTGCAGCCCAGGCCAAGCTGCTCTGTGGCCACTGTGGGAACACCCACTCCTTCCGGGGGAAGAGAGCTGGCTTGCAATCTCTCCCATCAGTGAAGCACtaacaaattaagaaatatttactcCAGGTTTCATGACAACCCACAGCCTGAGAGACATCATCCTTACAGCAAAGAGAACCTCCTGGAGGCCAGGCATCCAGGTGCTCTCACTGCCCAGTGAGCCACTCTAAGTCTCATTATTTCCACTGCTCTACTCATTGACAACAGGAGTTCAGGCATTTTATAACCCTAAAAGCATGACTAAAACAAAAAACGTCAGATTCTCTTtagaatacagagaaaaataaaatgtaccagAAACCCATGTAAGCTCGTAACTATAATTGAGGACATCTTTTAATTCTGAGCTTCCTGGGAGTCTTGGCAAAGAAGGAAACCAGATAGGTTCTGCTGCTTTTATCACCCCATGAAGAGAAGCACAGACATTCATTGAACTTTTTCCAagaccaaattctttttttttaagattttatttatttatttacttatttatttgagagagaaaacacaagcggtgggggcggggggggttgggggacggcagagagagagggagaagcaggctcccccctgagcaaggagccggatgcggaactcgatcccagcaccctgggatcgtgacctgagcccaaggcagatgcgtaaccacttaaccggctgagccacccaggagcccctcaagaCCAAATTCTTAAAGGGATTTAACATCAGACCTTACATGAGGGGAAAGTATAACATTCCGACAACACCTTCAATAATAATTTTGCAAGATACAGAAGGATTCGCATGAACTTATCTGATACAGATTCCCTCCTAAAAATTGAGGCCGGCACGTGGCATGGTAGCCTGGCACGACCACCGGCAGCCCGAGGTAACATCGCCAGACCCTCTACTTTCTGGGGATTCCAGCTTTGTCCTGTGCCAGagtacagagaagagagaggcgGAAGGACTGGTATGTCCCCCCACGACACCCCTTCTCCCACTTGGGGGCCTCATCCCAGCCTCAGGCAAGGGCAGACCAGAACACTGAAGAGCTGCATTTCTGGGCTATCGATTGCATCGTGGTGCGCCCATTCAACGCCAAACACTCGGGCAGCAGAACTGAATGGAATGGTATAGGAAAATACAGGTCTTCAACTCCCATTTTGTTCGTTGTGGGAAACCTCTATTCTCCAGAGAGAGGTCATAGGTAAGAAAAAGCACTTTGAACCTACCACGCTCCCTCCTTGACAAGAGCATTCAACTCAGCCATGTCTAAGGTCCCTTCGGGCTCCCAGTTCTGattatttaggattatttttcccATTAGACAGAGCTCTGCTTTTATGAGAGACACACCACTGGAGAAGCTAAATTCATTTTATAGCCAGCTGTTGAGACCACTCCTGCCTTGTGCGGCTAGCACCAGTGAGGGGTTCCAACACACTTCACCCTGGCCCCTGGCTGGCCCCTGGCTGGCCCCTGGCCGGCCCCTGATCCTCACGAGCTGCTCTGTCC
Proteins encoded in this window:
- the MAPKAPK3 gene encoding MAP kinase-activated protein kinase 3 isoform X3 is translated as MDGETAEEQGGNVPPQGAGPGCEWQGAGVLPQAHWAEMCPEVTFSSSMEGGELFSRIQERGDQAFTEREAAEIMRDIGTAIQFLHSQNIAHRDVKPENLLYTSKEKDAVLKLTDFGFAKETTQNALQTPCYTPYYVAPEVLGPEKYDKSCDMWSLGVIMYILLCGFPPFYSNTGQAISPGMKRRIRLGQYGFPNPEWSEVSEDAKQLIRLLLKTDPTERLTITQFMNHPWINQSMVVPQTPLHTARVLQEDRDHWDEVKEEMTSALATMRVDYDQVQIKDLKTSNNRLLNKRRKKQAGGSSASQGCNNQ
- the MAPKAPK3 gene encoding MAP kinase-activated protein kinase 3 isoform X2, producing MARQQRSRGAMCPRKVLGLGVNGKVLECFHRRTGQKCALKLLYDSPKARQEVDHHWQTSGGPHIVRILDVYENMHHGKRCLLIVMECMEGGELFSRIQERGDQAFTEREAAEIMRDIGTAIQFLHSQNIAHRDVKPENLLYTSKEKDAVLKLTDFGFAKETTQNALQTPCYTPYYVAPEVLGPEKYDKSCDMWSLGVIMYILLCGFPPFYSNTGQAISPGMKRRIRLGQYGFPNPEWSEVSEDAKQLIRLLLKTDPTERLTITQFMNHPWINQSMVVPQTPLHTARVLQEDRDHWDEVKEEMTSALATMRVDYDQVQIKDLKTSNNRLLNKRRKKQAGGSSASQGCNNQ
- the MAPKAPK3 gene encoding MAP kinase-activated protein kinase 3 isoform X1 produces the protein MDGETAEEQGGNVPPQGAPCGPGSAGAPALGGRREPKKYAVTDDYQLSKQVLGLGVNGKVLECFHRRTGQKCALKLLYDSPKARQEVDHHWQTSGGPHIVRILDVYENMHHGKRCLLIVMECMEGGELFSRIQERGDQAFTEREAAEIMRDIGTAIQFLHSQNIAHRDVKPENLLYTSKEKDAVLKLTDFGFAKETTQNALQTPCYTPYYVAPEVLGPEKYDKSCDMWSLGVIMYILLCGFPPFYSNTGQAISPGMKRRIRLGQYGFPNPEWSEVSEDAKQLIRLLLKTDPTERLTITQFMNHPWINQSMVVPQTPLHTARVLQEDRDHWDEVKEEMTSALATMRVDYDQVQIKDLKTSNNRLLNKRRKKQAGGSSASQGCNNQ